A stretch of the Borrelia hermsii DAH genome encodes the following:
- a CDS encoding tyrosine-type recombinase/integrase yields MHEKELLTNSNLNFINELIKQNECLNEELSQLKSTLKSKNKASKQSKNTPVRFYLNDKTTKLVKKCIKKLIQINPISGWFVYILSITGCRGVEIQNVRLSDVSKETSSDGEVFYSLRVNVAKKRSSICIREVVISESEFDAIMQIHQEHFASKGKDKRRTYLFQKSKHKFRDNRISIIKISKQFKSLLLKAGFRYRKSLHICRNIFIASLKSKGYNSFEIKELMKYSSTTEIDNVYGLSPASKINAYKDIKTSLK; encoded by the coding sequence ATGCATGAAAAGGAACTCTTAACTAACAGTAATCTTAACTTTATAAATGAACTAATAAAGCAAAATGAATGCCTCAATGAAGAATTGTCACAACTTAAAAGTACACTTAAGAGTAAAAATAAAGCTTCAAAACAATCAAAAAACACTCCTGTAAGATTCTATCTAAATGACAAAACAACCAAACTAGTAAAAAAATGTATAAAAAAGCTTATACAAATCAACCCAATCTCTGGATGGTTTGTATATATCTTAAGTATTACTGGTTGCAGAGGTGTTGAGATACAAAATGTAAGACTATCTGATGTATCAAAAGAAACAAGCAGCGATGGTGAAGTATTCTATTCTCTTCGTGTTAATGTAGCAAAAAAGAGAAGTAGTATCTGCATAAGAGAAGTAGTTATTAGTGAGTCTGAATTTGATGCTATTATGCAAATACATCAAGAACATTTTGCAAGCAAAGGAAAAGACAAAAGGCGTACTTATCTTTTTCAAAAGAGTAAACACAAATTCCGTGACAATAGAATTAGCATAATTAAGATTTCAAAACAATTTAAATCATTGCTTCTTAAAGCAGGATTTAGGTATCGTAAATCTTTACATATATGTAGAAATATATTTATTGCCTCACTAAAGTCTAAAGGATACAACTCATTTGAAATTAAAGAACTTATGAAATACTCATCTACTACTGAGATTGATAATGTTTATGGACTCTCCCCTGCAAGTAAAATTAATGCTTACAAAGATATCAAAACTAGCTTGAAATAA
- a CDS encoding Mlp family lipoprotein has translation MKTINFILVLLLLISSCEYENGNITPKSRGKRALNEEQAEVQKTPEEMLKEKLNDSQKQGLNFLKDALGDDSIFNKILSHDESKIKEALDHIQSELAKCTGNNASDQKNTFKQVVKGALNDGENLDKFKEQASSTCNAGG, from the coding sequence ATGAAAACGATTAATTTTATTTTGGTTTTATTGCTACTAATTAGTAGTTGTGAATATGAGAATGGAAATATTACACCCAAAAGTAGAGGAAAAAGAGCATTAAACGAAGAACAAGCAGAAGTACAAAAAACACCTGAAGAAATGTTAAAAGAAAAGCTAAATGATAGTCAAAAACAAGGTTTAAACTTCTTAAAAGATGCTTTAGGTGATGATTCTATTTTCAACAAAATTTTAAGTCATGATGAATCTAAAATAAAGGAAGCCCTTGATCACATACAAAGTGAACTTGCAAAATGTACAGGTAATAATGCTAGCGATCAAAAAAACACTTTTAAACAAGTAGTAAAGGGCGCTCTTAATGATGGTGAAAACTTAGATAAGTTTAAAGAACAAGCATCAAGCACTTGTAATGCAGGTGGTTAA
- a CDS encoding DNA adenine methylase: MKLLAREGNKYRYSKGIISLFPKHTAYIEGFFGTGAIFFAKPLACYNILNDNSQFIYKFFYYLRRNPDVLYKKVRDAIIYDRIINENQDKIEYMVLRSLYSLYGSCNLTMRLDRSNSKRLFLGMLKTYKSRAKEMLDCAIFTSRDIFDFLGALPKRDKIASTFVYLDPPYSISRGSLADNRGWNLDSLERLIVEMKRYNWQFAISEFDDLRVLELFLKYNLNVNYIARSTGIANTFGHTKHEILATSYRTSKSSMSCKNTRYIQLEMFKVQA; encoded by the coding sequence TTGAAACTGCTAGCTAGAGAAGGAAATAAGTATCGTTATAGTAAGGGTATTATAAGTCTTTTTCCTAAGCATACTGCATATATTGAAGGATTTTTTGGAACAGGCGCAATCTTTTTTGCAAAACCATTAGCTTGTTACAATATACTCAATGATAATTCTCAGTTTATTTATAAGTTTTTTTATTATTTGCGACGCAATCCTGATGTTCTTTACAAGAAGGTAAGAGACGCAATTATTTATGACAGAATTATAAATGAAAATCAAGACAAGATAGAATATATGGTTTTAAGAAGTTTGTATTCTCTATATGGTTCATGTAACTTAACTATGAGGTTAGATAGAAGCAATTCTAAGAGATTATTTCTGGGTATGCTTAAGACTTATAAGTCTAGAGCAAAAGAGATGCTTGATTGTGCAATATTTACTTCGCGTGATATATTTGATTTTCTGGGTGCTCTACCTAAGCGTGATAAGATTGCTTCAACATTTGTATATCTTGATCCACCATATTCAATTTCACGTGGAAGTCTTGCTGATAATCGGGGGTGGAATTTAGATTCTCTTGAGAGGCTCATTGTAGAGATGAAGAGATATAATTGGCAATTTGCAATAAGTGAATTTGATGATTTAAGGGTTTTAGAACTTTTCTTGAAATATAATCTTAATGTTAATTATATAGCTCGTTCAACTGGCATTGCTAATACTTTTGGGCATACTAAACATGAAATACTTGCAACTTCATATAGAACCAGTAAATCAAGTATGAGTTGTAAAAATACTCGTTATATTCAACTTGAAATGTTTAAAGTGCAAGCGTGA
- a CDS encoding DUF261 domain-containing protein, which produces MKITQNNPKLILEIRQWGCYFLCLHYYIEQFKKLQFSINDINNNYHKFVGLGYIKSNCYIVNPCGILQNFGIKTSVRWISHSYRCASHEFEISEVKIKGVSGYHFIATNDSRVLYDSLMLKERGVEYQITSRRVFRKH; this is translated from the coding sequence AAAATAATCCAAAGTTAATTTTAGAAATACGTCAGTGGGGATGTTACTTTTTATGTCTTCATTATTACATAGAACAATTTAAAAAATTGCAGTTTAGTATCAATGATATTAACAATAATTATCATAAATTTGTTGGTTTAGGATACATTAAAAGTAATTGTTATATTGTAAATCCATGCGGTATACTTCAAAATTTTGGCATTAAGACAAGTGTGCGTTGGATAAGTCATTCTTACAGATGCGCAAGTCATGAATTTGAGATAAGTGAAGTAAAAATCAAAGGTGTATCAGGATATCATTTTATAGCAACTAACGATTCCAGAGTGCTTTATGATTCACTTATGCTTAAGGAAAGAGGAGTTGAATATCAAATTACATCAAGGAGAGTGTTTAGGAAACATTGA
- a CDS encoding DUF603 domain-containing protein, with the protein MRRAKKSFDDYVVYFKEGRLNDAQIAKELGVSRVNVGKMRRKWEEVKDDPEYVKETAKLTIREDTLTNILIHASQSTAQARDLKSQFSMARSMLGIEFINSFSRYLELELKAHNHEIEVLESKIISLDNKIRNNNLSHSDEESKRLEELKLKLDELKRERELKKMSLYYKTMLKLKATDVDVRSKF; encoded by the coding sequence ATGAGAAGAGCAAAGAAGTCATTTGATGATTATGTTGTGTATTTTAAAGAAGGCAGGCTTAATGACGCACAAATAGCAAAAGAGCTGGGAGTAAGTCGTGTTAATGTAGGAAAGATGAGACGCAAGTGGGAAGAGGTTAAGGATGACCCTGAATACGTTAAAGAAACTGCTAAGCTTACTATTCGTGAGGATACTTTAACTAATATTTTGATTCATGCTTCACAAAGTACAGCCCAAGCGCGTGATCTTAAAAGTCAGTTTAGTATGGCCAGAAGCATGTTGGGAATTGAATTTATAAATTCATTTAGTCGTTATTTAGAGTTGGAACTTAAAGCCCATAATCACGAGATAGAAGTATTAGAATCTAAGATTATAAGTCTTGATAATAAAATTAGGAATAATAATCTTTCGCATTCAGATGAAGAGAGTAAGAGGCTTGAAGAATTAAAACTTAAACTGGATGAACTTAAAAGGGAAAGAGAACTTAAGAAGATGTCACTTTATTATAAGACAATGCTTAAGCTTAAAGCTACTGATGTTGATGTGAGATCTAAATTTTAA